The following proteins are encoded in a genomic region of Bacillus sp. FJAT-22090:
- a CDS encoding sigma-70 family RNA polymerase sigma factor — MKITDENVVQQIILKNEKTIPYLINNYGGLLNGIIRRYLNGNQQDIEECLADVLVSIWFHIDSFDSTKNEFKQWIAAIAKYRAIDYIRKIEKSKQHVSRFRFDEHVYNQSTVKPSEIDLSNILSALNDTERAIFEKYYVDGVSSNEIAKAYKVKQSWVHNKLSRGRKKLKTILLKDGV, encoded by the coding sequence ATGAAGATAACGGATGAAAACGTTGTACAACAAATAATCTTGAAAAATGAAAAGACCATTCCTTATCTTATAAATAATTATGGAGGTCTGCTGAATGGTATTATTCGAAGATATTTGAATGGCAATCAACAAGATATAGAAGAATGCTTAGCAGATGTGTTAGTTTCGATTTGGTTTCATATTGATTCATTTGATTCCACAAAAAATGAGTTCAAGCAATGGATTGCTGCAATAGCTAAATACCGTGCCATTGACTATATTCGCAAAATAGAAAAATCAAAGCAACATGTCAGTAGGTTCAGGTTTGATGAACATGTATATAATCAATCAACGGTCAAGCCAAGTGAAATTGATTTATCTAACATATTAAGTGCATTGAATGATACAGAACGAGCGATATTTGAAAAATATTATGTGGATGGTGTTTCATCTAACGAAATTGCCAAGGCATACAAAGTAAAGCAATCTTGGGTTCATAATAAGCTTTCCAGAGGCAGAAAAAAGTTGAAAACTATTTTATTGAAGGATGGGGTGTGA
- the hpaD gene encoding 3,4-dihydroxyphenylacetate 2,3-dioxygenase yields MDFSIIRIARTVLHVVDLEVSRKFYVDGLGMIETESDENHIYLRGLEEHSHHSLLLKKADKAVVEVLSYKVEKEKDLDEIEKLFISKGLKTKWMEKGKQHAMGRTLRVHDISGIPLEFFAEMTTVDRMLQRYDLYQGAKIQRIDHVNCAVPHVQTAYDFYVKELGFLCSEYTDTEDGNLWAAWLYRKPTVHDQAFMSGPGPKLHHFAYTLTDRLSVLDCCDVLASMGYANSIERGPGRHGLSNAFFLYLRDPDGHRIELYTGDYLTSDPDLKPKRWDLNDPLRQTFWGHKAPDQWFNETSTFIDIETGEEIESKEPFLEQRKPKIMA; encoded by the coding sequence ATGGATTTTTCAATCATTCGTATCGCGAGAACTGTTCTTCATGTAGTGGACTTGGAAGTATCAAGAAAGTTCTATGTGGATGGATTAGGCATGATTGAAACAGAAAGCGATGAAAATCATATATACTTAAGAGGTTTAGAAGAGCACTCACATCATAGTTTACTGTTGAAAAAAGCGGATAAAGCCGTAGTAGAAGTACTCAGTTATAAGGTTGAAAAAGAAAAGGATCTGGATGAAATTGAAAAGCTTTTTATTTCTAAGGGCTTGAAAACAAAATGGATGGAGAAGGGGAAACAACATGCAATGGGTAGAACCCTTCGAGTCCACGATATATCAGGCATCCCCCTAGAATTTTTTGCCGAAATGACTACCGTTGACCGAATGCTGCAACGTTATGACCTTTATCAAGGGGCAAAAATTCAGCGAATAGATCATGTAAATTGTGCAGTACCCCACGTTCAAACAGCCTATGATTTCTATGTGAAGGAATTAGGTTTTTTATGCTCTGAGTATACGGATACTGAAGACGGGAATTTGTGGGCTGCATGGCTATATCGAAAACCTACTGTTCATGACCAAGCATTTATGAGTGGTCCCGGACCAAAATTACACCACTTCGCATACACTCTAACAGATCGATTAAGCGTGCTTGATTGCTGTGATGTATTAGCGAGTATGGGGTATGCTAATTCGATTGAACGAGGACCTGGTCGACACGGTTTATCCAATGCTTTTTTCTTGTATTTGAGAGATCCAGATGGTCATCGTATAGAGCTTTATACAGGTGATTATTTAACTAGTGACCCAGATTTAAAGCCGAAACGTTGGGATTTAAATGATCCACTTCGTCAAACGTTCTGGGGACATAAAGCACCAGACCAATGGTTTAATGAAACAAGTACATTTATTGATATTGAAACGGGCGAAGAAATAGAAAGCAAAGAACCGTTTTTAGAACAAAGAAAACCAAAAATAATGGCTTAA
- a CDS encoding DJ-1/PfpI family protein, with product MKKILLLLADGFEAVEASVFTDVLGWNKWEGDGSTEVVTVGLREKLTCTWNFTVLPEKTIEDIQLEEFDALAIPGGFEEAGFYKDAFSEPFLNVIKYFHKNQKPIASICVASLALGKSGILNGKNAITYNHPTSIRKEQLKNFGVNVQEEPIVRDGHIITSSNPSTAFDVAFSLLEILTSKENVKHVKDLMGFN from the coding sequence ATGAAAAAAATCTTATTACTATTAGCTGATGGTTTCGAAGCTGTAGAAGCAAGTGTATTTACCGATGTGCTTGGTTGGAATAAATGGGAAGGTGATGGTTCGACGGAAGTTGTGACAGTAGGTCTTCGAGAAAAACTAACTTGTACGTGGAATTTCACTGTATTACCCGAAAAAACAATAGAGGACATTCAATTAGAGGAATTTGATGCACTTGCAATTCCAGGTGGATTTGAAGAAGCAGGCTTTTATAAAGACGCATTTAGTGAGCCATTTTTGAATGTGATAAAGTATTTTCATAAAAATCAAAAACCGATTGCTAGTATTTGCGTTGCATCGCTTGCACTTGGTAAAAGTGGTATTCTTAATGGTAAAAATGCCATTACTTATAATCATCCAACAAGTATTAGAAAAGAGCAGCTAAAGAACTTTGGTGTAAACGTACAAGAGGAACCCATTGTTCGAGATGGACATATCATCACCTCGTCAAACCCCAGCACGGCTTTTGATGTTGCCTTTTCATTACTTGAAATACTAACATCTAAAGAGAACGTTAAACATGTAAAAGATCTTATGGGTTTCAATTAA
- the hpaB gene encoding 4-hydroxyphenylacetate 3-monooxygenase, oxygenase component, which produces MGARTGKEYIEGIKNRKTEVWIHGERVDDVTTHPAFKNVVESVAGLYDLQHEKQEKMLYTSPTSGKKVGLSFITPKTKEDLFKRREMHTEWATFSGGMMGRSPDYLNTSIMAFGTANQFFAQEGGGSDQFAKNAADYYEYARENDISLTHTLIHPQVNRSMLTQSEQKDPYLSARITKKTPDGIIVNGCRLLATLGGITDEIVVFPSTINKTPGTIDDPFAFAFAIPNNTPGLKFLSRESFDYGKSKWDHPLGARFDESDAIISFEDVLVPWERIFVCESTDICNRTYAETNAVIHMTHQVISKNVVKTEFILGVVISMMEAIGIDKFMHVKEKASEIMVILEVLRSHLYKSEHNAKIDQYGNMTPDFEPLNAARNWFPKMYQRMHEIIKILGASGLMALPTESDFSNTDVGPLVHRYTQGANINGEERVQLFRLAWDISISAFGNRQALYEYYFFGDPVRMSNAYYDGFDKQPYKDMVTNFLNKTKKEAGIF; this is translated from the coding sequence ATGGGGGCACGAACTGGAAAAGAATATATAGAAGGTATAAAAAATCGGAAAACGGAAGTATGGATTCACGGAGAGAGAGTAGACGACGTAACGACACATCCAGCATTTAAAAATGTTGTAGAAAGCGTAGCAGGTCTTTACGATTTGCAACACGAGAAACAAGAAAAAATGCTATATACCTCACCTACATCCGGAAAAAAAGTTGGGCTTTCATTCATTACTCCTAAAACGAAAGAAGATCTGTTCAAAAGACGTGAAATGCATACCGAATGGGCAACTTTTTCTGGTGGTATGATGGGACGTTCTCCAGATTATTTAAATACAAGTATTATGGCATTTGGTACTGCTAACCAATTTTTTGCTCAAGAAGGTGGAGGAAGTGACCAATTTGCTAAAAATGCAGCAGACTACTATGAATATGCTCGTGAAAACGACATAAGTTTAACTCATACATTAATTCATCCACAAGTGAATCGATCCATGTTAACGCAGTCTGAACAAAAAGATCCGTATCTTTCCGCACGTATTACGAAAAAGACTCCAGATGGAATAATCGTAAATGGCTGTCGTCTCTTGGCAACATTAGGTGGGATTACGGATGAAATCGTTGTATTCCCTTCTACTATAAATAAAACACCTGGAACGATAGACGATCCATTTGCATTTGCATTTGCAATCCCAAATAATACTCCTGGTTTAAAATTCCTATCTCGTGAATCGTTTGACTATGGTAAAAGCAAATGGGATCATCCACTAGGTGCTAGGTTTGATGAGAGTGATGCAATCATTTCATTTGAAGATGTACTTGTCCCGTGGGAAAGAATTTTTGTGTGTGAGAGTACTGATATTTGTAATCGTACGTATGCCGAGACTAATGCAGTTATCCATATGACGCATCAAGTTATTTCTAAAAATGTCGTAAAAACAGAGTTCATTTTAGGTGTAGTCATCAGTATGATGGAGGCAATTGGTATTGATAAATTCATGCATGTAAAAGAAAAAGCAAGTGAAATCATGGTTATTTTAGAAGTGTTACGCTCTCACCTATATAAATCTGAACACAATGCAAAAATTGATCAATATGGCAATATGACGCCAGACTTTGAACCATTAAATGCAGCGCGCAACTGGTTTCCAAAAATGTATCAGCGTATGCATGAAATCATAAAAATTCTAGGTGCATCAGGATTAATGGCGCTTCCAACTGAATCCGATTTCAGCAATACAGATGTTGGTCCATTAGTACATCGTTACACTCAAGGTGCAAATATCAATGGTGAAGAAAGAGTACAACTATTCCGCTTAGCTTGGGATATTTCCATAAGTGCGTTCGGTAATCGTCAAGCACTCTACGAATACTATTTCTTTGGAGATCCAGTGAGAATGTCAAATGCTTATTATGATGGATTCGATAAGCAACCTTATAAAGACATGGTAACTAACTTTTTAAATAAAACGAAAAAAGAAGCCGGCATATTTTAA
- the hpaI gene encoding 2,4-dihydroxyhept-2-ene-1,7-dioic acid aldolase, with product MAYEEAKKKLRGSICPVVTPFTESGEIDEKAFIDLIDWQIESGSHGISVTGTSGEPSSLTIEERKRVMALAKETIGGRVFFAPGTGSTNHDETMELTKYAEELGSDAAMVIVPYYNRPNQEALYQHFKTVADSVKIPIIIYNIPGRSAVNMEVSTMKRLVEDCPNIIGVKEANKDFEHVNRVLLNCGRDFLLFSGIELLCYPMLAIGGAGFISATANVEPVKVAELYNAWETGDVKKAQDLHFELMPLNDVLFKDTNPAPAKVALGMMGKITPKLRLPLGLPSTEIQEEVRKTLIELDILPKEAAVK from the coding sequence TTGGCATACGAAGAAGCTAAAAAGAAGTTAAGAGGGTCCATTTGTCCTGTCGTTACACCTTTTACGGAAAGTGGCGAGATTGACGAAAAGGCATTCATTGATCTAATTGATTGGCAAATAGAAAGTGGAAGTCATGGAATTTCTGTAACGGGAACAAGTGGTGAACCAAGTTCACTAACAATCGAAGAAAGAAAAAGAGTGATGGCTCTAGCGAAAGAAACGATTGGTGGTAGGGTATTTTTTGCACCTGGCACTGGCTCTACTAATCATGATGAAACAATGGAGTTAACAAAGTATGCAGAAGAATTAGGTTCTGATGCTGCTATGGTCATCGTCCCTTACTACAACAGGCCAAACCAAGAAGCACTTTATCAGCATTTTAAAACAGTAGCTGATTCCGTTAAAATCCCTATTATTATCTATAATATACCAGGTCGATCAGCGGTAAATATGGAAGTTAGTACGATGAAACGTTTAGTAGAAGATTGTCCAAATATTATTGGAGTAAAAGAAGCAAATAAAGACTTCGAACACGTAAACCGAGTACTCCTAAACTGTGGTAGAGACTTCCTTCTGTTCTCTGGAATTGAACTACTTTGCTACCCAATGCTAGCAATTGGCGGTGCTGGATTTATTAGTGCCACAGCAAATGTAGAGCCAGTAAAAGTAGCAGAACTATACAACGCATGGGAAACAGGAGACGTTAAAAAAGCACAAGATCTTCATTTCGAATTAATGCCATTAAATGACGTACTTTTCAAAGACACTAATCCAGCTCCAGCTAAAGTAGCACTAGGTATGATGGGGAAAATCACGCCGAAACTTCGATTACCTTTAGGATTACCTTCAACTGAAATACAAGAGGAAGTACGTAAAACACTTATAGAACTTGATATTTTGCCGAAGGAAGCAGCTGTAAAATAA
- a CDS encoding GNAT family N-acetyltransferase, with product MENFSGVELKHFSSEHMIVLNSFVLTEEQKQFSALPNKFGEVTEGQYRIVILSDKTPVGFFLLNSNERVKKYSTNLNALLLTALSINNTEQGKGYAKQGMSLLIDFVKSEFPKCDEIVLVVDKDNIPAQKLYLKVGFEDTNERQIGRIGEEIIMRLLIK from the coding sequence ATGGAAAATTTTAGCGGTGTTGAACTGAAGCATTTTTCAAGTGAGCATATGATAGTATTGAACTCTTTTGTACTTACAGAAGAACAAAAACAATTTTCTGCATTACCAAACAAATTTGGGGAAGTTACAGAAGGACAGTATCGTATTGTTATTTTAAGTGATAAAACACCTGTTGGTTTCTTTCTTCTAAATTCAAATGAACGAGTTAAGAAATACTCCACTAATCTGAACGCTTTGTTATTAACTGCACTATCAATTAATAATACAGAGCAAGGAAAAGGCTACGCTAAACAAGGGATGTCATTACTGATTGATTTTGTAAAATCAGAATTCCCTAAATGTGATGAAATTGTATTAGTAGTAGATAAAGATAATATTCCAGCACAAAAACTATATTTAAAAGTAGGATTTGAAGATACAAATGAGAGACAAATAGGACGTATCGGCGAGGAAATTATCATGAGACTATTAATAAAATAA
- a CDS encoding 5-carboxymethyl-2-hydroxymuconate Delta-isomerase has product MPHFIVEFTDNIKDEANLGKLFEEIHNVLITQNNVFPVGGIRSRAIELNEYRVADGTEDDAFVHAVLKIGAGRSEEIKKEVCSTIFEIMKEHFSQLMENRYLALSMELIEFSEAGTYKHNNIHARFINK; this is encoded by the coding sequence ATGCCACATTTTATTGTCGAGTTTACGGATAATATTAAGGATGAGGCGAATCTTGGAAAGTTGTTTGAGGAAATTCATAACGTGCTCATTACACAGAATAATGTTTTTCCAGTTGGTGGAATCCGTTCAAGAGCGATTGAACTAAATGAGTACAGAGTGGCTGATGGTACGGAAGATGATGCTTTCGTTCATGCAGTCTTAAAAATTGGTGCCGGTCGTTCGGAGGAAATAAAAAAAGAAGTGTGTTCTACAATATTTGAAATAATGAAGGAACACTTCTCCCAATTGATGGAGAATAGGTATCTAGCATTGTCCATGGAACTAATCGAATTTAGTGAAGCCGGTACTTATAAACATAATAATATTCACGCTAGATTTATAAATAAGTAG
- a CDS encoding YbfB/YjiJ family MFS transporter encodes MGIFYSGVGIGIALTGLIVPVLNSFTWRGTWIGLMIISIVLITLV; translated from the coding sequence GTGGGTATTTTCTACAGCGGGGTTGGTATCGGTATTGCCTTAACTGGGCTAATTGTTCCGGTTCTCAACAGTTTCACTTGGAGAGGCACATGGATAGGTCTCATGATCATCAGTATTGTCCTTATTACTCTTGTTTGA
- a CDS encoding DUF4179 domain-containing protein, which produces MSIFKELNDVRLDVSEFEEMPLSVMERNRILKKMHIKISTNKAKTRKKNYFLLAAASFIVISSFTLSLAFPVLAANLPIIGNIFELFSNDKSYVFEEYEKHSTDIGVTQESNGISITATNAVYDGENITIAYTITSEQDLGERPVLQAKMIVDEFGDRYKHNGYFENYIVEKINDHEYAVLYIYQLLKGSKPDALHVTWTGDSVINLNNVQQETFGSWSFQFSLDKLDNKTRNYASSDFSTEDEGIAVELTKITQTPVSSTIYLSELVDERLVAQEKEEMRAVSIDYLISDNLGKEYKYVHYHDTGHSTDFDVNHKSYPRITTDVLDDAATTLTITPIVNVMNVDNPNSNGDGPLVPVMEPYTIESIQVPIN; this is translated from the coding sequence ATGTCTATATTTAAAGAGTTAAATGATGTTAGATTAGACGTAAGTGAGTTTGAAGAAATGCCACTTTCAGTAATGGAACGAAATCGTATTCTAAAGAAAATGCATATCAAAATATCAACAAATAAAGCGAAGACGAGAAAGAAAAACTATTTTTTATTAGCTGCAGCCTCCTTCATAGTGATATCTAGTTTTACTTTAAGTCTTGCATTTCCGGTCTTAGCTGCTAATCTCCCGATTATCGGTAACATATTTGAATTGTTCAGTAATGATAAGAGCTATGTATTTGAGGAATATGAAAAGCATTCGACCGATATAGGGGTAACACAAGAAAGTAATGGAATTAGTATTACTGCAACTAATGCAGTATATGATGGAGAAAATATTACAATTGCCTACACGATTACTAGTGAACAGGATTTAGGAGAGAGACCTGTTTTACAAGCTAAAATGATTGTAGATGAATTTGGAGATCGTTACAAGCACAATGGATATTTTGAAAATTATATAGTAGAAAAAATAAATGACCATGAATACGCTGTATTATATATCTATCAATTACTTAAAGGATCTAAACCGGACGCTCTTCATGTTACATGGACGGGAGATTCAGTAATTAATTTAAATAATGTTCAACAAGAAACGTTTGGAAGTTGGTCTTTCCAATTTTCTTTAGACAAGTTAGACAATAAAACAAGAAACTATGCTTCTAGTGATTTTTCCACAGAGGATGAAGGGATTGCAGTAGAGTTAACAAAAATAACGCAAACTCCCGTTTCCTCTACCATATATCTGTCGGAACTAGTGGACGAGCGGTTAGTTGCACAAGAAAAGGAAGAAATGAGAGCAGTTTCAATCGACTACTTAATATCCGATAATTTAGGAAAAGAATACAAGTATGTCCATTACCATGATACTGGGCACAGTACAGATTTTGATGTGAATCATAAAAGTTATCCGAGAATTACGACGGATGTTCTGGATGATGCAGCGACAACTCTCACGATAACACCAATTGTAAATGTGATGAATGTGGATAATCCTAATTCAAATGGTGATGGTCCCCTAGTGCCAGTTATGGAACCTTACACTATTGAATCCATTCAAGTCCCAATAAATTAA
- a CDS encoding flavin reductase family protein, with translation MDDRLYRNVMGSFATGVTIITTKVADVVHGMTANAFMSVSLNPKLIAVSIGANAKMHQHIKDSKKFAINILSSNQQKESKQFSGQLQSETEITFVTYNGLPILEDTLAVVTCELHSEYVVGDHTIFIGQVTGVKIEQKDPLLFSQGKYRELKELQE, from the coding sequence ATAGATGATCGTCTGTACCGGAATGTGATGGGCAGTTTCGCAACAGGTGTAACAATTATTACTACAAAAGTTGCTGATGTTGTGCATGGCATGACTGCAAATGCATTTATGTCGGTTTCCTTAAATCCTAAGCTTATCGCAGTAAGTATTGGAGCAAATGCAAAGATGCACCAGCATATAAAAGATTCGAAGAAATTTGCTATTAACATTTTATCGTCAAATCAACAAAAAGAATCGAAACAATTTTCGGGTCAGCTTCAATCAGAAACTGAAATAACATTCGTTACCTATAATGGATTGCCGATTTTAGAAGATACATTAGCTGTTGTTACATGCGAACTGCATAGCGAATATGTAGTAGGAGACCATACGATTTTTATCGGTCAGGTTACTGGCGTTAAGATTGAACAAAAAGATCCACTATTATTTAGTCAAGGGAAGTATAGGGAACTAAAAGAATTACAGGAATAA
- a CDS encoding fumarylacetoacetate hydrolase family protein, giving the protein MRRARVAYGGAIHEAIEWGNQLKLADGRVVKEDEIMWLTPIEPRTVFALGLNYADHAAELSFDAPSDPLVFLKGPNTLIGHQAYTRRPADVTYMHYECELAVIIGETARNVQKEDAYKYVKGYSVANDYAIRDYLENYYRPNLRVKNRDTCTPLGPWLVDVMDIADPMNLRLTTHVNSELVQEGTTADMIFDIPSIIEYLSSFMTLSENDVILTGTPKGSVNTVVGDVVVTEIEGIGRLVNTIIGDEAFTNR; this is encoded by the coding sequence ATGAGAAGAGCACGAGTAGCATATGGGGGTGCCATCCATGAAGCAATTGAATGGGGAAATCAACTCAAATTAGCGGATGGTCGAGTAGTCAAAGAAGACGAAATAATGTGGCTTACGCCGATAGAGCCTCGAACAGTGTTTGCATTAGGGCTTAACTATGCGGATCATGCAGCAGAGCTTTCATTTGATGCACCATCAGACCCCCTTGTCTTTTTGAAAGGACCAAATACGTTGATAGGTCACCAAGCATATACACGTCGCCCAGCAGATGTCACTTATATGCATTATGAGTGTGAATTAGCTGTAATCATCGGTGAAACAGCTAGAAATGTCCAAAAAGAAGATGCCTATAAATATGTAAAAGGCTACAGTGTCGCCAATGATTATGCGATAAGAGATTATTTAGAAAACTACTACCGTCCCAACTTGCGTGTGAAAAATCGAGATACATGTACACCATTAGGACCATGGTTAGTCGACGTTATGGATATTGCCGATCCGATGAATCTAAGATTAACAACACATGTTAATAGCGAATTAGTCCAAGAAGGAACAACAGCGGATATGATTTTTGATATTCCATCAATTATTGAGTATTTAAGTAGCTTTATGACGTTGAGTGAAAATGATGTCATTCTAACAGGTACTCCTAAAGGATCGGTTAATACAGTAGTCGGAGATGTTGTCGTCACAGAAATAGAAGGAATTGGTCGCTTGGTAAATACGATTATCGGGGATGAGGCCTTTACAAATCGATAG
- a CDS encoding Lrp/AsnC family transcriptional regulator, which produces MDQIDKEIVKELQINAKISMKELAEVVHLSSPAVIERVRKLEEQQVIEGYHAQVDVKKMDRPISAIILFESKDCKALSNFCHNHPDVLECYRVAGEISYIVKLATNSVKSLEKFIDASMLYGTPSTNIVLSSYENKVIEPFSLEG; this is translated from the coding sequence ATGGATCAAATCGATAAAGAAATTGTAAAAGAATTACAGATAAATGCTAAAATTTCAATGAAAGAATTGGCAGAAGTCGTTCACTTATCATCTCCAGCAGTAATAGAACGAGTGCGTAAACTTGAGGAGCAACAAGTAATTGAAGGCTATCATGCTCAAGTTGATGTAAAAAAAATGGACCGTCCTATTAGTGCTATTATTTTGTTCGAGTCAAAAGACTGTAAAGCATTATCAAATTTTTGTCATAACCACCCTGATGTACTGGAATGTTACCGAGTAGCAGGGGAAATAAGCTATATTGTAAAATTAGCAACTAATTCTGTTAAGAGTTTAGAAAAATTTATCGATGCATCCATGCTTTACGGTACCCCTTCCACTAACATCGTGTTATCATCATATGAAAATAAAGTTATAGAACCATTTTCACTGGAAGGTTAA
- the hpaE gene encoding 5-carboxymethyl-2-hydroxymuconate semialdehyde dehydrogenase, whose protein sequence is MVSSHKLISLKHETQKDISLYINGEFTSALRGSTFKNMNPFTNEQINEVAEGQTDDINKAVAAAREAFDHGPWKTMKLSKRLSYIYRIADLIDEEIERIAYLEALDTGLPISQTRKMVSRASENFRFYARMVENRLVGDAYQVDDEFINYTINVPVGVAGLITPWNAPFMLETWKVAPALATGNTVVLKPAELSPLSANLLAEVIHKADLPKGVFNVVHGFGEIAGDALVKHPDVQLISFTGETKTGSTIIKNSADTLKSCSMELGGKSPIIVFEDADFDRALDACVWGIYSFNGERCTANSRLFLQEGIKDKFIDALKTRVSNIRVGDPLDENTEVGPLIDRGHFSKVKSYLEIAKEEGTEVLTGDIPMEFARGNFVAPTIILNAKNNMRVSQEEIFGPVLTVLTFKDEEEAIKLANEVEYGLAGYVWTNDIKRGHRVAHRVEAGMLWVNAQNVRDLRTPFGGSKSSGIGREGGHYGFGFYTEQKTIHISIADHHIQQFGKK, encoded by the coding sequence ATGGTATCCTCCCATAAGTTAATTTCTTTGAAACACGAAACACAAAAGGATATTTCTCTATATATAAATGGAGAATTCACTTCCGCATTAAGAGGAAGTACATTTAAAAATATGAATCCATTTACTAATGAACAAATTAATGAAGTTGCTGAAGGTCAAACGGATGACATAAATAAAGCAGTTGCAGCTGCGCGCGAAGCCTTTGATCACGGGCCTTGGAAAACAATGAAATTAAGTAAAAGACTATCGTACATTTATCGTATTGCAGATTTGATTGATGAAGAAATAGAAAGAATTGCTTATTTAGAAGCACTTGATACGGGTCTTCCCATTAGTCAAACTAGAAAAATGGTGAGTCGGGCATCAGAAAACTTTAGATTTTATGCGCGTATGGTGGAAAATCGCTTAGTTGGAGATGCCTATCAAGTAGATGATGAATTTATCAACTACACAATTAATGTACCTGTAGGAGTTGCAGGATTGATCACACCATGGAACGCTCCTTTCATGTTAGAAACATGGAAAGTGGCGCCGGCATTAGCAACTGGTAATACTGTTGTGTTAAAGCCAGCAGAACTTTCTCCACTTTCAGCAAATCTATTAGCTGAAGTGATTCACAAGGCTGATCTTCCAAAAGGTGTTTTCAATGTTGTTCATGGATTTGGCGAAATAGCAGGTGATGCGCTTGTTAAACATCCTGATGTTCAGCTTATTTCATTCACTGGAGAAACAAAAACTGGTTCTACTATCATTAAAAATAGTGCCGATACACTTAAAAGTTGCTCAATGGAACTTGGTGGTAAATCGCCAATTATCGTATTTGAAGATGCCGATTTCGATCGTGCTTTAGATGCTTGTGTGTGGGGAATCTATTCTTTTAACGGTGAAAGATGTACTGCGAACTCACGGTTATTTTTACAAGAAGGTATTAAAGATAAATTCATTGATGCTTTAAAAACACGTGTTTCTAATATTAGAGTTGGTGACCCGTTAGATGAAAATACGGAAGTAGGGCCACTGATTGATAGAGGGCATTTTAGTAAAGTGAAAAGCTACTTAGAAATTGCAAAAGAAGAAGGCACTGAAGTTTTAACTGGTGACATCCCAATGGAGTTTGCTAGAGGGAACTTTGTAGCACCGACGATTATACTAAATGCTAAAAACAACATGCGTGTTTCTCAAGAAGAAATTTTTGGACCGGTACTAACTGTATTGACATTTAAAGATGAGGAAGAAGCTATTAAGTTAGCAAACGAAGTCGAATATGGTCTTGCGGGCTATGTATGGACGAATGATATTAAGCGAGGACATCGTGTTGCGCATAGGGTCGAAGCTGGAATGCTTTGGGTGAATGCACAGAACGTTCGTGATTTAAGAACACCTTTTGGCGGTTCCAAATCCTCTGGAATCGGACGTGAAGGTGGACATTACGGTTTCGGTTTTTATACGGAACAGAAAACTATTCATATTTCCATTGCTGATCATCATATACAGCAATTCGGGAAAAAATAG